A genomic window from Eptesicus fuscus isolate TK198812 chromosome 19, DD_ASM_mEF_20220401, whole genome shotgun sequence includes:
- the KCNS2 gene encoding potassium voltage-gated channel subfamily S member 2 codes for MTRRSLWDVSEANVEDGDVRINVGGFKGRLRSHTLLRFPETRLGRLLLCHSREAILELCDDYDDVQREFYFDRNPELFPYVLHFYRTGRLHVMAELCVFSFSQEIEYWGINEFFIDSCCSYSYHGRKVEPAQEKWEEQSDQESTSSSFDEILAFYNDASKFEGQPLGNFRRRLWLALDNPGYSVLSRVFSILSILVVLGSIITMCLNSLPDFQVPDSQGNPGEDPRFEIVEHFGIAWFTFELLARFAVAPDFLKFFKNALNLIDLMSIVPFYITLVVNLVVESTPTLANLGRVAQVLRLMRIFRILKLARHSTGLRSLGATLKYSYKEVGLLLLYLSVGISIFSVVAYTIEKEENEGLATIPACWWWATVSMTTVGYGDVVPGTTAGKLTASACILAGILVVVLPITLIFNKFSHFYRRQKQLESAMRSCDFGDGMKEVPSVNLRDYYAHKVKSLMASLTNMSRSSPSELSLNDSLQ; via the coding sequence ATGACCCGCCGGAGCCTGTGGGACGTGTCGGAGGCCAACGTCGAGGATGGAGACGTCCGCATCAACGTAGGGGGCTTCAAGGGGCGGCTGCGCTCGCACACGCTGCTGCGCTTCCCGGAGACGCGCCTGGGCCGCCTGCTGCTCTGCCACTCGCGCGAGGCCATCCTGGAGCTCTGCGACGACTACGACGACGTCCAGCGCGAGTTCTACTTCGACCGCAACCCCGAGCTCTTCCCCTACGTGCTGCACTTCTACCGCACCGGCCGGCTGCACGTCATGGCCGAGCTGTGCGTCTTCTCCTTCAGCCAGGAGATCGAGTACTGGGGCATCAACGAGTTCTTCATCGACTCCTGCTGCAGCTACAGCTACCACGGCCGCAAAGTGGAGCCCGCGCAGGAGAAGTGGGAGGAGCAGAGCGACCAGGAGAGCACCTCGTCCTCCTTTGACGAGATCCTGGCCTTCTACAACGACGCCTCCAAGTTCGAGGGGCAGCCCCTGGGCAACTTCCGGCGGCGGCTGTGGCTGGCGCTGGACAACCCGGGCTACTCGGTGCTGAGCCGGGTCTTCAGCATCCTGTCCATCCTGGTGGTACTGGGGTCCATCATCACCATGTGCCTCAACAGCCTGCCGGACTTCCAGGTCCCCGACAGTCAGGGCAACCCTGGCGAGGACCCCAGGTTCGAAATCGTGGAGCACTTCGGCATCGCCTGGTTCACGTTCGAGCTGCTGGCCAGGTTCGCGGTGGCCCCCGACTTCCTCAAGTTTTTCAAGAATGCCCTCAACCTGATCGACCTCATGTCCATCGTCCCCTTTTACATCACTCTGGTGGTGAACCTGGTGGTGGAGAGCACGCCGACCTTGGCCAACTTGGGCCGAGTGGCCCAGGTCCTGAGGCTGATGCGGATTTTCCGCATCTTAAAGCTGGCCAGGCACTCCACGGGCCTCCGCTCCCTGGGGGCCACCCTGAAATACAGCTACAAGGAAGTGGGGCTGCTTTTGCTCTACCTCTCCGTGGGGATTTCCATTTTCTCCGTGGTGGCCTACACCATCGAAAAGGAGGAGAACGAGGGCCTGGCCACCATCCCCGCCTGCTGGTGGTGGGCCACCGTCAGCATGACCACGGTGGGGTACGGGGACGTGGTCCCGGGAACCACGGCAGGGAAACTGACGGCCTCTGCCTGCATCCTGGCAGGTATCCTCGTGGTGGTGCTGCCCATCACCTTGATCTTCAACAAGTTCTCCCACTTCTATCGGCGCCAAAAGCAACTTGAGAGCGCCATGCGCAGCTGTGACTTTGGAGACGGAATGAAGGAGGTCCCTTCCGTCAATTTAAGGGACTACTATGCCCATAAAGTTAAATCCCTCATGGCGAGCCTGACAAACATGAGCAGGAGCTCGCCAAGCGAATTAAGTTTAAATGATTCCCTACAGTAG